CCAGTTGGGTGAATAACTCAAGCAGTCAGGGATTGACTGATTGAGGTGGGAAGACATAGGATTCCCAATTTTAATGAAAGCTATTCAACCAAGTTAAAACTGACTAACTAAAACTTGTGACCATACACTTCCTACTTAGCGCATGGTTACAAACTCTTCCGCACCAGTTGGGTGAATAGCCACCGTCGCATCAAAATTTTCCTTAGTAGCTCCCATCTTGATAGCGACTGAGAAGCCTTGTACCATCTCATCAACACCGTATCCGATACCATGGAGACCGATGATTTTTTCGTTTTCTCCAAGTGTGACTAATTTCATGGTAGAGTGTTGGCGGTTATCTCCCATAGCTGTGTACATTGGCGTGAAACTTGAACGGTAAACTGTCACCTTATCTTCACCATATTTAGCAATGGCAGCTTCTTCAGACATCCCAATAGAACCGATAGCTGGGTGACTAAAGATAACCGTCGCAACATTTTCATAGTCCATTTTGGCATTGGTTTTACCATTGAAAAGGCGTTCTGATAGTTGACGACCAGCCTTGACCGCAACAGGTGTCAATTCTAACTTACCATTAACATCACCTAGGGCGTAAATACCGTCTACTGTTGTATTCTCAAATTCATCAGTTTGGATATAACCTTTTTCAGTCAGTGCAACCCCAGTTTTTTCTAAGCCAAAACCAGTTACATTTGGCTTACGTCCGATTGCCCAGATGAGGCAATCAACTGTGTAGGATTCTCCATTTTCTAAAACAAGGGTCAAAGAACCATCATCATTTTTGACAACTTCTTTTGGTACTGAGTGCGTGTGTAAGCTTGGACCGTGCTTAGCCATTTCATCAGTCAAAACAGAGATAATCTCACTATCAAAGTTACGCAAAGGACGTTCTTTACGAACAAAAAGGTGAGTATCTGATCCAAGTGCATCAAGAACACCAGCAACTTCAACAGCAATATAACCTGCTCCAACAACGGCTGTACGTTTTGGCACCTCATCAAGTTCAAAGAAGCCATCTGAGGTGATGCCGTAGTCAGCACCAGGAATTTCAGGAATAACTGCATGACCACCAGTCGCTACCAATATGTGTGGCGCAGTGTACTGCTCCCCAGATACTTCCACTGTGCGGGCATCTACAAAGGTCGCATAGTCATAGATACGCTCCACACCATTGTTATCAAAACCACGTTCGTAAGAGCCATGGATACGATCAATATAGGCTTGGCGATTGGCTTTCAAAGTCATAAAGTCAAAGTTTTTAATATCAATAGCAAAGCCATATTCTCCAGCATAACGGTTGAGGGTTTCAGCGACTTGAGCACCGTACCACATGACTTTCTTAGGCACACAGCCAACATTAACACAGGTTCCACCAACTGCATTAGCTTCAATCAATAGTGTTTTAGCACCATGCATGGCCGCACGATTAGCAGAGGCAATCCCCCCTGAGCCACCACCAATAACAATGTAATCATATTCTTTAACCATAATAACCTCTTTTATTGTTCTATCTCCTTAAAGAGTATCACAATCTAAAACTGTCCTCAACTTTCTGCTACGACAAGCAAAAAGAGCAGAAAATTCTGCTCTTTGATAGGAAAATAACAGTGAATTAAGACAAAATAGCCTTCTTTTAGGATTTTTATTTGGGATTTGAACTAATCGTTTTAAAATCGAAAATCATATAACCATTGAAGATAGATAATAGGTTTATCAACATTTTCAATTCATCTACCCTTTAAACTATATATTTAATAGCGTAATAATTCTGTAGAATCAATCTTCTCTATCTTATCAAATTGACCTTGATAAATCATAT
The sequence above is drawn from the Streptococcus pluranimalium genome and encodes:
- the gorA gene encoding glutathione-disulfide reductase, which encodes MVKEYDYIVIGGGSGGIASANRAAMHGAKTLLIEANAVGGTCVNVGCVPKKVMWYGAQVAETLNRYAGEYGFAIDIKNFDFMTLKANRQAYIDRIHGSYERGFDNNGVERIYDYATFVDARTVEVSGEQYTAPHILVATGGHAVIPEIPGADYGITSDGFFELDEVPKRTAVVGAGYIAVEVAGVLDALGSDTHLFVRKERPLRNFDSEIISVLTDEMAKHGPSLHTHSVPKEVVKNDDGSLTLVLENGESYTVDCLIWAIGRKPNVTGFGLEKTGVALTEKGYIQTDEFENTTVDGIYALGDVNGKLELTPVAVKAGRQLSERLFNGKTNAKMDYENVATVIFSHPAIGSIGMSEEAAIAKYGEDKVTVYRSSFTPMYTAMGDNRQHSTMKLVTLGENEKIIGLHGIGYGVDEMVQGFSVAIKMGATKENFDATVAIHPTGAEEFVTMR